Below is a genomic region from Tumebacillus amylolyticus.
CGCCTCTGCAAAGGCTCTCGGTGCCAAATTCCTGGAGCATACGGCGATGACGAGTTTCTTGACGGAGAACGGAGCGGTCGTCGGCGTTCAGACCCAGGACGGCGTGATCCGCGCCAACCGCGTCGTGTTGGCAACGGGAGCATGGACCGGATTGCTCGGACAGGGTCTTGGACTCGACATCCCGGTCTTCCCGGTGAAAGGCCAGTCCTTTCTGCTCGACTCCTACGCCCCGCCGACACCGTATACGATCTTCACCCACGGCTGTTACATTCTGCCCAAGCGCAACGGACAAGTGTACGTCGGCGCAACGGAAGAAGCGAGCGGCTTCGACACCCGCCCGAATCTCGGGTCGCTTGCCAAACTTTCCACCCAAGCGGTACATCTCATGCCGTCTCTCGCATCGCTCCCGTTTGCCGAGCCGATCGCCGGGCTCAGACCGGGTTCCCGCGACGGACTGCCGGTTTTGGGCGACGTACCCGGCGTGCCGGGACTGTACCTCGCAACCGGTCACTTCCGCAACGGGGTGTTGCTGTCCGCAATCACAGGCAAAGTCATGCGCGAGTTGCTGACAGGGACGGAAACGTCTGTGGATCTCAAACCATTTGCCCTCATGCGATAAAAAAAGCCCTCCCCTGCCGTGGCAGAGGAGGGCTTCTTTTTACTTGAGGTCGAAGTTGACAGCCTGCGTGCCGTCAGCGGAGGTCGCTTGCACACGCACTGTAGAATTCGTAGGCGGGACGTCGAACACCAGCGTGCCGGTGACCGTTTCCTTGCCATTCGCATTGCGGAGGAAAAACGCATGTCCGGTCGGGTTCGCCAGCAGACTTGCCGTGTTGTCTGCGGCGAGGAAACCTCCGTCTGCGAGCACGACTTTGAATTGCGAGAGGTTGATCGGCTGCGGATTTGCGTCGAGATTGCGCATCGAGAGGTTGACGCAGTAGTACGTCCCTTTCGCGTCTACCTCGTTGGTTTCGCCGACGATCTTGGTTTTCTTTTTCAGGTCGGTTAGTTCCATCTCGAAGCGGCCCAAGATCACGCTTTCGTGAAGCGTATAAGTCTTGATTGTCTTCTGCCCTTTGTTTTGCGCCAATTGTTGCTCGGTCATCCACCACACCGCGCCGCTGAACACGAGTACGAGCAGCACGAGGAGGAGGATCAAGTTGGTTCCTTTGCCACGTTTCATATAGGTTTGGTTCTCCCCTGCGTTGTCTTTCCTCTATTGTAGCACTGCCAATGAAAAAGTCACGGTTCCACAAGGCGTGGAACCGTGACTTTTTTCGTACGAATGACTAGAGATTAGAAACGCGGGCCGCGCGGAGCGCCGGTCTTAGCTCCTGCGCCTTCGCCGGATGCACGACGGCCTTCGCCACCGCGATCTTTGTTGAAGCCGCCGCCCTTGCTGCCAAAGCCGGTGCCGCCGCCGACGGAGCGCTTCTTGTAGCCGCCTTCGCCGCCACGGGAACCACCACCAGCGTAGCCACCGCCTTCGCCGCCGCCGCTGCGAGCGCCGTAGCCACCACCGCCGCCGGAGCGACGTTCGCCGTCACGACCACGGTAGCCGCCGCCACCGCCGCCATAACCACCACCGCTACGCTTGTTGCCGTAGCCGCCGCCACCACGGTTGCCGCCGTAGCCACCACCACCACCGGTGCCGCCACGTTCGGTACGACGTTGGTCACGAGCTTCACGGAAGCGTTTGGAGAAGTCGATAACTTCTTCGAGGCTCTTGTCAATCGAGGTGAGTTCTTGGTCGCCGACGAGGTCTTCGCCGATGATCTTCAGAGCTGCAGCCAAGACTTGAACGGAATCATGCTGGTTGAGCAGTTCGTTCGCCAGTTCCTCGAATTGCGGTTCCACGTCTTCCATGCCGTTGAGAACGCGCTCCATGATGCGGGATTGCTGGCGTTCTTTCAGTTCTGCGAGCGTCGGCAGGAGAGATTTGTGGATGCGCTTGCCGATGGCTTGCTCGATCATGCGCAGAAGTTTGAACTCGCGCGGAGCTACGAGCGTCAACGCTTTGCCTTCGCGACCTGCACGACCGGTACGGCCGATGCGGTGAACGTAGGAGTCCACGTCTTGCGGGATGTCGTAGTTGATAACGTGCGAAACGCCTTCGACGTCCAGACCGCGCGCTGCCACGTCGGTTGCGATCAGCAGGTCGATGGTGCCTTGACGGAACTGGTGCATAACTTGGTCGCGTTCGCGTTGGGTCATGTCGCCGTGCAAGCCGGATGCGAGGTAGCCGCGAGCTTGCAGGAGTTTTTGCAGTTCGTCAACGCCCTTCTTGGTGCGGCAGAAGATAACGCCGAGTTCCGGGTCTTCTACATCCAAGAGACGGGTGAGTGCGTCGACTTTGTTTTTGTCCGCAACTTCGTAGTAGATCTGTGCAATCTTCGGCGCGGTTACGCCTTGCGGTTGGATCTTGACGATCTGCGGAGATTTCATGAAGCGTTCTGCCAGACGACGGATCGGGTCCGGCATCGTAGCGGAGAACAGCAGGGTTTGGCGCTCCTCATTCGGCACTTCTGCGAGAATCGCTTCGATGTCTTCGAGGAAGCCCATGTCGAGCATTTCATCCGCTTCGTCGAGGATGACGGTGGAGACGTCCTGCAGACGAATCGTTTTGCGACGGATGTGGTCGAGCAGACGGCCCGGCGTCCCGATGATGAATTCCGGGTTGCGCTTGAGCGCTTTGATCTGACGGTCGATCGGTTGCCCGCCGTAAACCGGCAGAACGTTGACGCGGGAGAACTTGCCGAGTTTCGCCGTCTCATCTGCAACTTGGATCGCGAGTTCGCGGGTCGGTGCGATGATGAGGACTTGGATTGCGTTGCGATTCTTATCAATACGTGAGAGGGTCGGGATGACGAAAGCAGCCGTCTTACCCGTACCTGTCTGCGCTTGCCCGATTACGTCGTTGCCTTGGAGAGCGAGCGGGATGGTCTCCGATTGAATCGGGGTTGCGGATTCAAACCCCATCTCCTCCAGCGAGCGCAGTACATCATTGTCAATACCTAATTCTGCAAACATTGCCATAGATCTTGTTCCTCCTATAATAAAAACCTACTCTGGTCCTAGTGTGCCCACATTTTGACCTCGGTTGTATGTAAGCGCAAAAGAAAAAAAGGAGCGTCCAAAGTTATTTTCTATGCTCCAAATAATGATGATATCACAGTTTGCCTCCCTTGTCACCAATTTCCTGCAATAACATTTCCAAGCGTCAAGATCTTGTCCCCCCAAAGCCCTTGGTTCAGGATGACGCGGACCGATGTTTCCACGGTAAGGCCTATTTGCAAGAAAGACTTCGCAGACTCCTGCACCGCCCGGCAGAGGTCTTCGTGTTCGAGATTCCCCACATCGGCGACCTCCAGCTTATCTTCATTGAAGAAACAGACAATCGAGATCCCGTCTTCGTCCAACTCGGCGGTGGCGAGGTTATGCAACAACTCGATGTTGAACGCATAGAGCTCCCCCGCCTCTGTGAGCAACAACCGGCACTTCTGCGGATGCTCCGTCTGCTCCGCCAATTTCCGCAGGTCAGAACGAGTGGGTGACTTGTAAATTTCATAGTAGCGTTTGTCATACTTCCCGATCAAACCGGTGTGAAAAGGCATGTCGTCCACCTCCGCCCTTCATGATACCCAACACATTGGTCTGCCACAACTTCGGACCAATCGAAAAACCTCGCCCGCGACTGCGAACGAGGAGTGAAGTCTCTTTGAAAGCATGAAACTCTTCCTATTATATAGTAGAAACAGACGACAGCACTTCTTTGAGTCGATCCGGGTAATTTGTGATGATCGCATCGACCCCGGACAACGCCGCGAGCCGCATATGGTTCACTTCGTTTACAGTCCAAACGTTCACAGCCAAACCCGCAGCATGTGCCTCCTCGACGAGATGCGGTTTCACCGTAGCAAAAAACGGATGCAACGCCCGCGCCCCCAAGCGTTTCGCATACTGAACGGCGCCGACGATCACGCAGTCATACAACAACCCCGTCGCGATGTCGGGGGCCAGTTCATGAAACTTCAACATCGAGCCGTGATGGAAGGATGAAACCACCACAGACTTCTCAATTTGGTTGCGCCGAATAAGGTCCAATGTCTTTTCTTCCAACCCCGGCATCTCAAAAATCGAATTCTTCAATTCGATATTCAACACCATCCGGTTGCCGAACGTCTCGATCACTTCTTGCAGCGTCGGAATCTGCACCCCCTTGTACTTCGGGTCGTACCACGAACCGGCGTCCAAGGCCCGCAACTCGTCCAGCGTATGCATGTACACAAAGCCCCGTCCATTTGTCGTGCGGTCGAGCAATTCATCGTGGATCACAACCGGCACGCCGTCTT
It encodes:
- the thiO gene encoding glycine oxidase ThiO is translated as MNGGTRTNVLETDVLIVGGGVIGASIAYELAEAGVQTLLIDKDNLGSQSTRAGAGMLGAQVEMMNPGPMFELGVASRALFSNLREKLLEISGLDMELQTPGIFRVAVDEEDRQELLARQIWQREAGQRAEWYEDEDLRNILGDNIVGTTYGALYIPDDHQVRNNALLLALVASAKALGAKFLEHTAMTSFLTENGAVVGVQTQDGVIRANRVVLATGAWTGLLGQGLGLDIPVFPVKGQSFLLDSYAPPTPYTIFTHGCYILPKRNGQVYVGATEEASGFDTRPNLGSLAKLSTQAVHLMPSLASLPFAEPIAGLRPGSRDGLPVLGDVPGVPGLYLATGHFRNGVLLSAITGKVMRELLTGTETSVDLKPFALMR
- a CDS encoding DUF4352 domain-containing protein, with translation MKRGKGTNLILLLVLLVLVFSGAVWWMTEQQLAQNKGQKTIKTYTLHESVILGRFEMELTDLKKKTKIVGETNEVDAKGTYYCVNLSMRNLDANPQPINLSQFKVVLADGGFLAADNTASLLANPTGHAFFLRNANGKETVTGTLVFDVPPTNSTVRVQATSADGTQAVNFDLK
- a CDS encoding DEAD/DEAH box helicase, whose translation is MAMFAELGIDNDVLRSLEEMGFESATPIQSETIPLALQGNDVIGQAQTGTGKTAAFVIPTLSRIDKNRNAIQVLIIAPTRELAIQVADETAKLGKFSRVNVLPVYGGQPIDRQIKALKRNPEFIIGTPGRLLDHIRRKTIRLQDVSTVILDEADEMLDMGFLEDIEAILAEVPNEERQTLLFSATMPDPIRRLAERFMKSPQIVKIQPQGVTAPKIAQIYYEVADKNKVDALTRLLDVEDPELGVIFCRTKKGVDELQKLLQARGYLASGLHGDMTQRERDQVMHQFRQGTIDLLIATDVAARGLDVEGVSHVINYDIPQDVDSYVHRIGRTGRAGREGKALTLVAPREFKLLRMIEQAIGKRIHKSLLPTLAELKERQQSRIMERVLNGMEDVEPQFEELANELLNQHDSVQVLAAALKIIGEDLVGDQELTSIDKSLEEVIDFSKRFREARDQRRTERGGTGGGGGYGGNRGGGGYGNKRSGGGYGGGGGGYRGRDGERRSGGGGGYGARSGGGEGGGYAGGGSRGGEGGYKKRSVGGGTGFGSKGGGFNKDRGGEGRRASGEGAGAKTGAPRGPRF
- a CDS encoding glycerophosphodiester phosphodiesterase; its protein translation is MAFFRKKVLNLAHRGASGYAPENTMEAFHVAEQMGADGFEFDVQLTKDGVPVVIHDELLDRTTNGRGFVYMHTLDELRALDAGSWYDPKYKGVQIPTLQEVIETFGNRMVLNIELKNSIFEMPGLEEKTLDLIRRNQIEKSVVVSSFHHGSMLKFHELAPDIATGLLYDCVIVGAVQYAKRLGARALHPFFATVKPHLVEEAHAAGLAVNVWTVNEVNHMRLAALSGVDAIITNYPDRLKEVLSSVSTI